In the genome of Dermacentor andersoni chromosome 3, qqDerAnde1_hic_scaffold, whole genome shotgun sequence, one region contains:
- the LOC126546467 gene encoding uncharacterized protein isoform X2 gives MASHEATCGFRQVRCIYRSCGWLCCLNQLAGHLAHQHSVNVIAVQEDRAELVLEDPNNKENSMRMVLLLHQESVFAVTYERTGPFYTESKLNIVTLTPRCDEYEFEIILRGPSGVNSWRSKALACGTLEDTSVGLTESFINKMAPHGLLRMEMKLTKSVI, from the exons cCAGGTCCGTTGCATCTATAGAAGCTGCGGCTGGCTCTGCTGCTTAAACCAGCTGGCCGGCCACTTGGCGCATCAACACAGCGTCAACGTGATTGCAGTTCAGG AGGACCGCGCGGAGCTCGTCTTGGAAGATCccaacaacaaagaaaacagcATGCGCATGGTCCTCCTGCTGCATCAGGAGAGCGTGTTTGCAGTCACCTACGAGCGGACTGGCCCGTTCTACACGGAATCGAAACTCAACATCGTCACGCTGACTCCTCGTTGTGACGAATATGAGTTTGAGATTATTCTTCGTGGGCCCTCTGGTGTGAACTCATGGCGGTCAAAGGCACTTGCATGTGGAACACTCGAAGACACATCCGTGGGGCTCACCGAGTCATTTATCAACAAGATGGCTCCCCACGGACTCCTAAGAATGGAAATGAAATTGACGAAATCTGTCATTTAA